The Podarcis muralis chromosome 10, rPodMur119.hap1.1, whole genome shotgun sequence genome includes a region encoding these proteins:
- the GTSE1 gene encoding G2 and S phase-expressed protein 1 isoform X2, which translates to MDDEGKTTLHSACKMTEAKPNECVNNDFRHLSDEKFDFDFSLSPISENEDEVFVGPMGHKEKCIATTLEALEATKDTIPPSPLVDKLTWSPVSEEKFVEIFKEAHQIALQIQSGTKAKKNNGRQLEEQKTEAVEKFVQESKSKLKLLEKGIVMDKTPKEVRRETYCVYESPVSPRPPSFQKHSRQLIVGMDSSRSPQIPLNTSSPARMGKLPPTLLASLAQGKSDKTNNKPSTVQTVKNASAFGNSLLAAGQPKQGKLPSISSWNNLSSMESSEDLLSDKSSLASDAGDASFSNSSTGKDKRTLSTSNKLGIKATQLKRPSNIRMRRNTSTSSSSSSFSSISLNSSQSISPKIGKGKIGVASKVSAHGSRLSSTASKIAIVKPMKGLSVQASHSDGKQHGSTSAPKTNPPVNAPKCRVTDKPEMASGILKEDSDPSFQKPLQKSILGNRTATSSPKPKAVPAVSREGVSENSVARVLHSLSCGNVESNVAVTPPRKLSEDGLVLNTCSAAKSGLWTPSNRRHSALPTPIGRRTSGIPSLTPRTVPKARSSPDLVSLRQVSSVSSKKTLEASFKWARERKTRGAYSSSSTEGSPPPVAPIALDFSTEKSSEETEQDLSEQEKPAERTPTVEPIDLSSPLISFTPEGNKENLDSPLLKF; encoded by the exons ATTTTCGCCACCTGTCtgatgaaaaatttgactttgaCTTTTCGCTGTCTCCTATAAG TGAAAACGAGGATGAAGTTTTTGTCGGGCCCATGGGCCATAAAGAAAAATGCATTGCGACGACTCTTGAAGCCCTTGAAGCAACGAAAGACACAATTCCCCCATCACCACTTGTGGATAAACTAACATGGAGCCCCGTTTCTGAGGAGAAATTTGTGGAGATTTTTAAGGAAGCTCACCAGATAGCACTCCAGATACAAAGTGGAACCAAAGCAAAAAAGAACAACGGTCGCCAGCTGGAAGAACAAAAGACAGAGGCTGTAGAAAAATTTGTGCAAGAATCTAAATCAAAACTGAAACTCCTTGAGAAAGGAATAGTGATGGATAAAACCCCAAAGGAAGTTAGGAGAGAGACTTATTGTGTGTATGAAAGTCCAGTCTCCCCACGGCCACCTTCCTTTCAGAAACATTCAAGGCAACTGATCGTGGGGATGGACAGCTCTCGTTCTCCACAAATTCCTCTAAATACTTCTAGTCCTGCCAGAATGGGCAAATTGCCCCCCACACTGCTTGCATCTTTAGCGCAAGGGAAGAGTGACAAAACAAATAACAAACCGAGCACAGTTCAGACTGTAAAAAATGCATCTGCATTTGGAAATAGTCTCTTGGCAGCGGGACAG CCAAAACAAGGGAAGCTGCCCAGTATTTCCAGCTGGAATAATTTGAGCAGTATGGAGTCGTCGGAAGATTTACTCTCTGACAAATCAAGTCTTGCTTCAGATGCGGGAGATGCATCCTTCTCTAACAGTTCAACGGGGAAAGACAAGAGAACTCTTTCAACTTCCAACAAG TTGGGGATCAAGGCAACGCAGCTGAAACGTCCTAGTAATATCCGTATGCGAAGGAACACTTCAAcgtcttcttcttcatcctctttTTCCAGCATAAGCCTGAATTCAAGTCAGTCCATCTCTCCTAAGATAGGGAAAG GTAAAATAGGTGTTGCTTCTAAAGTTTCTGCACATGGCTCCCGGCTGTCCTCTACGGCAAGCAAGATTGCTATTGTTAAACCTATGAAGGGGTTGTCTGTGCAGGCTTCCCATTCTGATGGAAAGCAACATGGGTCCACAAGTGCTCCAAAAACAAATCCTCCAGTAAATGCACCCAAATGCAGAGTTACTGATAAGCCTGAGATGGCCAGTGGGATTCTGAAAGAGGACTCAGATCCTAGTTTTCAGAAACCATTGCAGAAAAGCATATTGGGAAACAGAACAGCAACTTCAAGTCCCAAGCCCAAAGCAGTACCTGCAGTCTCAAGGGAAG GTGTATCTGAGAATTCTGTTGCCAGAGTGTTACACTCACTGTCTTGTGGTAATGTTGAAAG CAATGTTGCCGTTACCCCACCTCGCAAACTATCAGAAGACGGATTGGTATTAAATACCTGTTCTGCTGCCAAGTCTGGCTTATGGACTCCATCCAACAGAAGGCATTCTGCATTACCTACTCCCATTGGCCGGCGTACGTCGGGAATTCCATCACTAACCCCCAGAACTGTGCCCAAAGCAAGGTCTTCTCCCGATCTCGTGTCTCTTCGGCAAGTCTCGAGTGTGTCATCCAAAAAGACTCTAGAAGCTAG TTTCAAATGGGCCAGAGAGCGCAAGACCCGTGGGGCCTATAGCTCATCTTCAACAGAAGGATCTCCCCCACCAGTTGCACCTATTGCACTGGATTTTTCAACAGAGAAGTCTTCTGAAGAAACGGAACAGGACCTTTCTGAGCAGGAGAAACCAGCAGAAAGAACACCCACTGTGGAG CCAATAGATCTGAGCTCTCCTCTCATCAGTTTTACACCGGAAGGAAATAAAGAGAACCTGGATTCTCCTCTTCTGAAGTTTTGA
- the GTSE1 gene encoding G2 and S phase-expressed protein 1 isoform X1, with protein MDDEGKTTLHSACKMTEAKPNECVNNDFRHLSDEKFDFDFSLSPISENEDEVFVGPMGHKEKCIATTLEALEATKDTIPPSPLVDKLTWSPVSEEKFVEIFKEAHQIALQIQSGTKAKKNNGRQLEEQKTEAVEKFVQESKSKLKLLEKGIVMDKTPKEVRRETYCVYESPVSPRPPSFQKHSRQLIVGMDSSRSPQIPLNTSSPARMGKLPPTLLASLAQGKSDKTNNKPSTVQTVKNASAFGNSLLAAGQPKQGKLPSISSWNNLSSMESSEDLLSDKSSLASDAGDASFSNSSTGKDKRTLSTSNKLGIKATQLKRPSNIRMRRNTSTSSSSSSFSSISLNSSQSISPKIGKGKIGVASKVSAHGSRLSSTASKIAIVKPMKGLSVQASHSDGKQHGSTSAPKTNPPVNAPKCRVTDKPEMASGILKEDSDPSFQKPLQKSILGNRTATSSPKPKAVPAVSREGVSENSVARVLHSLSCGNVESNVAVTPPRKLSEDGLVLNTCSAAKSGLWTPSNRRHSALPTPIGRRTSGIPSLTPRTVPKARSSPDLVSLRQVSSVSSKKTLEASFKWARERKTRGAYSSSSTEGSPPPVAPIALDFSTEKSSEETEQDLSEQEKPAERTPTVETLLIDIGIDKTPLATQECENKPLIDLFNTPEIIPVPLLKPVGQPIDLSSPLISFTPEGNKENLDSPLLKF; from the exons ATTTTCGCCACCTGTCtgatgaaaaatttgactttgaCTTTTCGCTGTCTCCTATAAG TGAAAACGAGGATGAAGTTTTTGTCGGGCCCATGGGCCATAAAGAAAAATGCATTGCGACGACTCTTGAAGCCCTTGAAGCAACGAAAGACACAATTCCCCCATCACCACTTGTGGATAAACTAACATGGAGCCCCGTTTCTGAGGAGAAATTTGTGGAGATTTTTAAGGAAGCTCACCAGATAGCACTCCAGATACAAAGTGGAACCAAAGCAAAAAAGAACAACGGTCGCCAGCTGGAAGAACAAAAGACAGAGGCTGTAGAAAAATTTGTGCAAGAATCTAAATCAAAACTGAAACTCCTTGAGAAAGGAATAGTGATGGATAAAACCCCAAAGGAAGTTAGGAGAGAGACTTATTGTGTGTATGAAAGTCCAGTCTCCCCACGGCCACCTTCCTTTCAGAAACATTCAAGGCAACTGATCGTGGGGATGGACAGCTCTCGTTCTCCACAAATTCCTCTAAATACTTCTAGTCCTGCCAGAATGGGCAAATTGCCCCCCACACTGCTTGCATCTTTAGCGCAAGGGAAGAGTGACAAAACAAATAACAAACCGAGCACAGTTCAGACTGTAAAAAATGCATCTGCATTTGGAAATAGTCTCTTGGCAGCGGGACAG CCAAAACAAGGGAAGCTGCCCAGTATTTCCAGCTGGAATAATTTGAGCAGTATGGAGTCGTCGGAAGATTTACTCTCTGACAAATCAAGTCTTGCTTCAGATGCGGGAGATGCATCCTTCTCTAACAGTTCAACGGGGAAAGACAAGAGAACTCTTTCAACTTCCAACAAG TTGGGGATCAAGGCAACGCAGCTGAAACGTCCTAGTAATATCCGTATGCGAAGGAACACTTCAAcgtcttcttcttcatcctctttTTCCAGCATAAGCCTGAATTCAAGTCAGTCCATCTCTCCTAAGATAGGGAAAG GTAAAATAGGTGTTGCTTCTAAAGTTTCTGCACATGGCTCCCGGCTGTCCTCTACGGCAAGCAAGATTGCTATTGTTAAACCTATGAAGGGGTTGTCTGTGCAGGCTTCCCATTCTGATGGAAAGCAACATGGGTCCACAAGTGCTCCAAAAACAAATCCTCCAGTAAATGCACCCAAATGCAGAGTTACTGATAAGCCTGAGATGGCCAGTGGGATTCTGAAAGAGGACTCAGATCCTAGTTTTCAGAAACCATTGCAGAAAAGCATATTGGGAAACAGAACAGCAACTTCAAGTCCCAAGCCCAAAGCAGTACCTGCAGTCTCAAGGGAAG GTGTATCTGAGAATTCTGTTGCCAGAGTGTTACACTCACTGTCTTGTGGTAATGTTGAAAG CAATGTTGCCGTTACCCCACCTCGCAAACTATCAGAAGACGGATTGGTATTAAATACCTGTTCTGCTGCCAAGTCTGGCTTATGGACTCCATCCAACAGAAGGCATTCTGCATTACCTACTCCCATTGGCCGGCGTACGTCGGGAATTCCATCACTAACCCCCAGAACTGTGCCCAAAGCAAGGTCTTCTCCCGATCTCGTGTCTCTTCGGCAAGTCTCGAGTGTGTCATCCAAAAAGACTCTAGAAGCTAG TTTCAAATGGGCCAGAGAGCGCAAGACCCGTGGGGCCTATAGCTCATCTTCAACAGAAGGATCTCCCCCACCAGTTGCACCTATTGCACTGGATTTTTCAACAGAGAAGTCTTCTGAAGAAACGGAACAGGACCTTTCTGAGCAGGAGAAACCAGCAGAAAGAACACCCACTGTGGAG ACTTTACTGATAGACATTGGAATAGATAAAACACCACTTGCCACCCAGGAATGTGAAAATAAACCCCTTATTGATCTTTTTAATACTCCTGAAATAATTCCAGTTCCTCTGTTGAAGCCTGTAGGACAG CCAATAGATCTGAGCTCTCCTCTCATCAGTTTTACACCGGAAGGAAATAAAGAGAACCTGGATTCTCCTCTTCTGAAGTTTTGA